The segment CTTCTCTTCACTCATCACGGCCGCTCTTGCGAGGCGCTGTGATCAGCGAAGCCCTCTACTGTAGCGCAAGTTTCACGGTGCGCAAGCAAGTTTCTGAAGAAGCTTGGACACAAGGGGCGCGAAGAGCCCCGTCTATTGAATGGGCGTGCCGGCACGCTGGGGCGCAAACAGCAACTCGGCCCGGCGCTGCGGATCCTCGACGCCCAGCAGCTCGGGCAGCACGGTCGCCAGGCGGCTGGCGTCGGCGCGCAGGATGCGCTGCTTGACCGAGGGAATCTGGGAGGGATGCATGGAGAAGTTGCGCAGCCCCATGGCCAGCAGCAGGTCGGTAAAGGCCGAGTCGCCCGCCATTTCCCCACAGACGCTGACCGACTTGCCGGCCGCACGCGCCTGGGCGATGGAGCTGGCGATCAGTTGCAGCACGGCTGGATGCCAGGGGTCGTACAGATGGGCCACCGCCTCGTCCGCCCGGTCGATGGCCAGGGTGTACTGGATCAGGTCATTGGTGCCAATGGAGATGAAGTCCACATGCGGCAGCAACAGGGGCAGCATGACCGCAGCGGCAGGAATCTCGATCATCACGCCCAGTTCCACAGGCGTGAAGGCCTGCCCGGCCTCGGTGAGCTGCTGCTGCACGCGCTTGATGATCTCGCGCACCTGCCGGATCTCGGACAGGTGCGCCACCATCGGAATCAGCAGGCGCAGCTTGCCGTAGGCACTGGCCCGGTAGATGGCGCGCAGTTGCTGGCGGAACATGCTGGGCTCGGCCAGACTCCAGCGAATGGCGCGCAGGCCCATGGCCGGATTCAGCACATGCTCATGACGCAGCTCGCTCGCGCTCATGCGATCCAGCGGCTTGTCGGCACCGATATCGATGGTGCGTATCGTGACCGGCATGCCCTTCATGGCCTCGACCGCGGCGCGGTAGGCCTCGAACTGCTCGTCCTCGCCCGGCAACTCGCCATTGCGGTTCATGAACAGGAATTCGCTGCGGAACAGACCCACGCCGGTCGCCCCCGCCTCCACCGCGGAGACCGCGTCGGCCGGCAGCTCGATATTGGCCTGCAGCTCCACCCGCTCGCCGTCCAGGGTCACGGCCGGGGTGTGGCGCAGCCGCGCCAGGCGGGCGCGTTCCAGCTCGCTCTGGCGCTGGCGGAAACGGTACTCCTCCAGCACGATGGGCGAGGGGTTGACGATGACCGCGCCCACATCGCCGTCGATGATGACCCAGTCATCCTGGCGGATCAATCGCGAGGCCTCGCGCGTGCCCACCACGGCCGGGATGTCCATGCTGCGCGCCACGATGGCGGTGTGCGAGGTCTTGCCACCGATATCGGTGATGAAGCCGTGGAACACGCTGCGCTTGAACTGCATCATGTCAGCCGGCGCGATATCAGCCGCCACCAGCAGCAGCGGGTCCTCGCCAGCAAAGTCGCGCTGCACCACGCTGGCCGCGCCCCCCGGCACCTTGCCCTGCTCGCGAGCCAGGGCGCCCAGGATGCGCTCCACCACCTGCTCGAGGTCGGCCTTGCGCTCGCGCAGGTACTCGTCTTCCATCTCGTCGAACTGGCGGGCCAGCACCTCGAGCTGGGCCGAGAGTGCCCATTCGGCGTTGTAGTGCCGCTCCACGATCCACTGCTTGGTCGCGCCCGTCAGGGCCTCGTCGTGTAGCAGCATCAGATGCACGTCCAGCAGGGCGGCCAGCTCGTGCGGCGCGTCCTCGGGCAGGTCGTCGCGCAGGGCCGCCAGTTCCTGGGCCACCTCGTCGCGGGCGCGCACCGCGCGCTGGATCTCGGCCTCGACCTGATCGGCCGCGATGAAGTAATGCGCCACGTCCACGCGGCTGGAGGCCACGAGCACGGCCCGGCCGATGGCCACGCCGCGGGAAACCGGAATGCCGAAGACCTGAAAACTCATGATGCGCCGACTGTAGCAGCGCCTTGGCTTCACGGTTTGGTCACTCCATGGTCACGGCGGCGTCACCCGCCCCGCCGAGCATGCGCCCAGTCCATCCACGACGAGGTCGCCCATGCGGGACATCCCATCGCCCACGCTGCCCATCGCCCAGCTGACCCAGCCCCAAGGCGCTCCCCTCGCCCGTCCGGCCGCCGCAACACCCCGTGCCCGGCTGGATGTGCAGTGGGCCCGCCATGAGGACGAGGTGCGCGAGGCCCAGCGCCTGCGCTACTCGATCTTCGTGGACGAGATGGGCGCCCGGCTCAGCCCGCCCCAGGGCGCACCGGCCGGCCATGATGTGGACGCCTTCGACCCCTTCTGCGAACACCTGCTGGTGCGAGCCCTGGAGCCCGGCGAGCGCAGCGGCCCCGTGGTGGGCACCTATCGCGTGCTGACCCCGGCCGCGGCCCGCCGCGCCGGCGGCCTGTACAGCGAAACCGAATTCGACCTCACCCGCCTGCGCGGCCTGCGTGAACGGATGGTGGAGCTGGGCCGCTCCTGCGTGCACCCCGATCACCGCAGCGGCGGCGCCATCATGCTGCTGTGGGGAGCACTGGCCGAATTCATGCAGCGCAACAGCCTGGACACCATGGTGGGCTGCGCCAGCATCAGCATGCGCGACGGCGGCCACTACGCCGCCAGCCTCTGGAAGCAGCTCTCCCAGACCCATCTGGCCGGCATCGAGCATCAGGTGCGTCCGCGCCTGCCCCTGCCGGTGGACGAGCTGCGCCAGGATCTGGCAGCCGAAGCGCCGCCGCTGATCAAGGGCTATCTGCGCTGCGGCGCCAAGGTGCTGGGCGCGCCCGCCTGGGACCCCGACTTCAACACCGCCGATCTGCCCCTGCTGATGCGCATTGCCGACCTGCCCGAGCGCTACCGCAAGCACTTCATCGCCGGCTGAGCGCGCCGCCCCTCCCGGGGCGATCCCGCTGCCGGCCTACAGGCTCACTGCCCTTCGCCGAACTTGTCGTTCACCAGGGCGGTGATGGCATCCAGCGCCGCCTGCTCGTCGGCGCCTTCGGTCTCGAGCTCCACCTGGGAGCCCAGGCCGGCCGCCAGCATCATCACCCCCATGATGCTCTTGGCATTGACCCGCCGGCCGTTGCGGCTCATGAACACCTCACACTGGAAACTGCCCGCCAGCTTGGTCAGCTTGGCCGAAGCGCGGGCATGCAGGCCCAGTTTGTTGCTGATGGTGAGGGTGGTCTTGAGCATCTGCCGTTCAGGGAGTGGGGGAACAGGTCGGAGCGGATGAGACGAGGGGCGCCGAGGGCGCACCCGCCTCGGGGGGCGGGCCCAGCACGATGCCGCGCGCGCCGCCCTCGCTGGCGCGCTGCACCAGCTGGGCCACGGGTTCGGCGGCGTAGCACAGCGAGCGCCAGAGCATGGGCACATTGACCCCGGCGATCACGCGCACATGACCGCCCACGTCCAGCAGGCGCTGGGCCGCATTGCAGGGGGTGGCGCCGAACACGTCGGTCAGCACCAGGGATTCGGCATGGCCGGCCGCGGCGAGCAGGGCACGCGCTTCGCGCTCCACGATCTCCACCGACATGTCCGGCGTCACGTCCAGCACGGTGAGCTGCGGCGCGCAATTGGGAAAGGTGTGCTCAGCCACCGCCTTCAGGGCGGAGGCCAGCGGTGCGTGGGCAATCAGCAGCAAGCCGGACATGGCCCCATTATCCCCGTCCCGCGCCCCGGCTTCAGGGCTGCAGGGTCAAGCCCGTGACAAAGGTCTCCCAGGCCCCCGCCTCCAGGCGCTCGCCCAGCTGGGTGAGCTGGTAGACCCGCAGACCGCGCGCGAACACCGCCACCCGCGCCTGCTGGCGCGCGCCCTGCAGCCACCACTGCCCGGCCTCGGGCTGGGGCGTCATGCCCGGCACCAGCACGCCACTGGATGCAGAAGCAGGCGCCGGCGCCGCCAGCTTGGTGGCCAGGGCCTCGCGCATCTGGCGCAGGGCCAGGCCCACCTGGGCCGGATCCGCCAGCTCGGCCCAGGAGACCGAGAAACTCTGGCCCGCCGCCTGGCAGACCGCCAGGCCCATGGGCGTGGGCTCGCGCCGGTTCTCCACCTCGGGCTTGCAGGGAAACAGGGCCTGCAGGCCGCCGCCCTCGGGCCGCACCTCGCGCCAGTCCAGGCTCGGCGCGCAAGCCGCCAGGCCCAAGATCGCCACCACCATCCCCAGGGTCGCGCGGGGCGAAAAAGACACAGCGGGGCGCATCCGGGACGGCTTGTTCTTCATGCGCCCATTATGGTGAGCCCCGGGCTCACCCGGCCCGGCCGGAGGCTGCAGCTACCGCACAATCGGCGCATGAACAGCCGCAGCGCCCCGCCCGCCCCCACCGCAACGCCCCTGCCGCCCGGCGCCCTGGCCGGCGTCCGGGTGCTGGACCTCTCCCGCGTGCTGGCCGGGCCCTGGTGCACCCAGACCCTGGCCGATCTGGGCGCCGATGTGATCAAGATCGAGCGCCCCGGCAGCGGCGACGACACCCGCGCCTGGGGCCCGCCCTATCTGAAGGACCGCGAGGGCCAGGACAGCTCCGAGGCCGCCTACTACCTGGGCGCGAACCGCAACAAGCGCTCCCTGGCGGTGGACATCGCCAGCCCCGCGGGCCAGGCCCTGATCCGCAAGCTGGCCGGCCAGGTGGACGTGCTGGTGGAGAACTTCAAGGTGGGCGATCTGGCCCGCTACGGCCTGGACGCGCAGAGCCTGCTGGCCGAGCACCCGGGCCTCGTGATCTGCTCCATCACCGGTTTCGGCCAGACCGGCCCCTACAAGGACCGCGCCGGCTACGACTACGCCGTGCAGGGCCTGGGCGGCCTGATGAGCGTCACCGGCGAGCGCGACGACCTGCCCGGCGGCGGCCCGCAGAAGGTGGGCGTGGCCGTGGCCGATCTCTTCACCGGCCTGTACAGCACCGTGGCCATCCTGGCCGCCCTGCGCCACCGCGACGCCACCGGCCAGGGCCAGGTCATCGACATGGCCCTGCTGGACACCCAGGTCGCCATGCTCGCCAATCTGGGCGCCAACTATCTGTGCACCGGCAAGCCGCCCGGCCGCATGGGCAATGCGCACCAGAACATCGTGCCCTACCAGGTCTTCGAGGCCAGCGACGGTCACCTGATCCTGGCCGTGGGCAATGACGGGCAGTTCGCCAAGTTCGCCGAGATCGCCGGCCGCCCCGACTGGGCCGCCGATGCCCGCTTCGCCCGCAATGCCGACCGCGTGCGCCACCGCGAGCAGCTGGTGCCCGAGATCGCGGCCGTGATCCAGACCCGGCCCCGCCAGACCTGGCTCAGCGCCCTGGAGGCCGCCAAGGTGCCTTGCGGCGCCATCAACAATCTGGCCGAAGTCTTTGCCGACCCCCAGGTCCAGGCCCGCGGCATGACCGTGCCCATGGACCATCCGCTCAGCGACTCGCTGCGTCTGGTGGCCAGCCCCATCAAGCTCTCGGCCACACCGGTCAGCTACCGCCGCCCGCCGCCCCTGCTGGGCCAGCACAGCCAGGAGATCCTGACCGAGGCCGGCCTGAGCCCCGAAGACATCCAGCAGCTGCGCGCGCAAGGAGTGGTGCAATGAGCGACTTCGTCCTGGTTCACGGCGCCTGGCATGGCGCCTGGTGCTGGCAGCGGGTGCTGCCCGGCCTCTGGGCCGCCGGCCACCGGGCCTTCCCCGTCAGCCTCACCGGCGTGGGCGAGCGCGCCCATCAGGCCGGCCCGGGCGTGGGCCTGTCCACCCATATCGAGGATGTGGCCGCCGTCATCGAGGCCGAGGAGCTGCAGCACTGCATCCTGGTGGGCCACAGCTACGCCGGCATGGTGATCACCGGCGTGGCCCAGCGCCTGGCCGGGCGCAGCCCGTCGCCCATCGGTCAGCTGGTCTATCTGGACGCCGTCGTGCCCCTGCCCGGCGAGGCCTGGAGCAGCGGCCACGCGCCCGACACCCAGGCCCTGCGCCGCGCCACCATCGCCCAGCTGGGCCATCTGCCGGCCTCGCCGCCCGATGTCTTCGGCCTGCAGGCCGAGGATGCCGCCTGGGTGAGCCGGCGCGTCACGCCCCAGCCCGGCGGCTGCTATGACGAGGCCCTGCACTTCGACGCCGAGCGCCTCGCCGCCCTGCCGCGCAGCTTCATCGACTGCACCGACCCCGCCCTGCCCACCATAGACCGGGCGCGGCGCCGCGTGCGCGAGCAGCCGGGCTGGAAGCTGATGGACATCCCCACCGGGCACGACGCCATGATCAGCGCGCCCGAGGCCTTGCTGGGCCATCTGCTGGCCCTGGCCCGGGACTGAGCCCCACCGCCGCAAGCGGTGGTCGGCGTGAGAAATTTGGCGCCCTCCGGCGCCTTGACACCCTGCCATGGGGGTTTCCCCCGGGACGGGGGATGGACGCTGACAAGCCCCCCTCGGACCATGGCGACCGCTTCAGGAGCCCGCGCTCCGCGTCGCCCTATCAACCCGTACAAGATTCGCTCACGCGCCTCGCCCCACCGCCGCCTCCTCATGGACAGCCCCACGCCCGCCCCCACTGCAGCGCCGCACGCCGGTGCCGCCAATGATGTGGCGCAGGGGCTGACCGCGGCGCAGTGGGCCGAGATCATGCAGCAGCTGGGCGCCGAGATCGCCGGGCCGCTCTCGGCGGCGCTGGAGCGCATCCACAACCTCACCAGCACCGGCCAGATCGACCGCCAGAGCCTGCGCGCCCTGCGCGAGGCCGTGGGCCAGGCCCGCGAGGCCGGCATGATGGGCCAGCAGCTGGCCCGCCTGGCCTCGGGCCGCCTGCGCCTGACGCGCGAACGCCTGCACCTGGCCCAGCTGCTGCGCAGCGTGCTGGCCCACCGCAGCCGCGAGACCCAGGCCCGCGGCATCCAGGTGCGCCAGATGCTCAAGCCCATCGAAGTGGTGGCCGATGGCGCGCTGATGTTCTCCCTGCTCAATGCCCTGATGGACTGGGCGCTGAGCAGCACCCATTCCTCCATCGACCTGCGCCTGGACCTCACGCCCTGGCCGGCCAAGGCGCGCCTGGTCTGCCGCTTCGCGCACCGCTCGCTGGACCTGGTGGAACCGCCCGCGGCACGCAGCGCCGCCCCGGCCGCGCTCAACTCCCTGGCCTGGCGCCTGGTGGAGCAGACCGCGCTGACCATGGGCGTGCTGCCCCTGCGCGAGGACACGGCCGGCATCACCGTGCTGACCCTGGAATTCCCGCAGACCGTGGGCGACGAACCCGGACTGGCCGGCGGCCCCGCGCCCGTGGCCCCGGCCCCGCAGGCCGCCGACAGCGAGCCGCCCCACAACTCCAAGCCCCTGGCCGGCAGCCATCTGCTCATCGTCTCGCCGCGCCGCGAGCTGCGCAGCCAGATCATGGCGGCGGTGCAGCACATGGGCCTGATCATCGACGCGGTCAACAGCGTGGACGAGGCCGCCCAGTTCTGCGCCGAGGGCCTGCCCCACGGCATCCTGTTCGAGAGCGCCCTGCGCGGCCCCGCCTTCGAGCGCCTGCGCGAGGAACTCGCCCGCGAGGTGCCGGGGCTGTGCTTTGTGGAACTGCTGGATGGCGAGCAGCTCACCCAGCTCTCCACCGCCACGCCCGAGGGCATGGCCCGCATCGCCCAGGCCCATCTGGCCGACGCCCTGCCCTCGGTGCTGCTCTTCGAGCTCTCCAAGGCGCATTGATCCAGGGCAAAGCCGGGCGCAGGCCTGGGGCAACGGCCCTGGTCTACACTGCCCGCATGAAGCCGAGTCGA is part of the Shinella sp. XGS7 genome and harbors:
- a CDS encoding PTS sugar transporter subunit IIA, translated to MSGLLLIAHAPLASALKAVAEHTFPNCAPQLTVLDVTPDMSVEIVEREARALLAAAGHAESLVLTDVFGATPCNAAQRLLDVGGHVRVIAGVNVPMLWRSLCYAAEPVAQLVQRASEGGARGIVLGPPPEAGAPSAPLVSSAPTCSPTP
- a CDS encoding HPr family phosphocarrier protein, yielding MLKTTLTISNKLGLHARASAKLTKLAGSFQCEVFMSRNGRRVNAKSIMGVMMLAAGLGSQVELETEGADEQAALDAITALVNDKFGEGQ
- the ptsP gene encoding phosphoenolpyruvate--protein phosphotransferase, producing MSFQVFGIPVSRGVAIGRAVLVASSRVDVAHYFIAADQVEAEIQRAVRARDEVAQELAALRDDLPEDAPHELAALLDVHLMLLHDEALTGATKQWIVERHYNAEWALSAQLEVLARQFDEMEDEYLRERKADLEQVVERILGALAREQGKVPGGAASVVQRDFAGEDPLLLVAADIAPADMMQFKRSVFHGFITDIGGKTSHTAIVARSMDIPAVVGTREASRLIRQDDWVIIDGDVGAVIVNPSPIVLEEYRFRQRQSELERARLARLRHTPAVTLDGERVELQANIELPADAVSAVEAGATGVGLFRSEFLFMNRNGELPGEDEQFEAYRAAVEAMKGMPVTIRTIDIGADKPLDRMSASELRHEHVLNPAMGLRAIRWSLAEPSMFRQQLRAIYRASAYGKLRLLIPMVAHLSEIRQVREIIKRVQQQLTEAGQAFTPVELGVMIEIPAAAVMLPLLLPHVDFISIGTNDLIQYTLAIDRADEAVAHLYDPWHPAVLQLIASSIAQARAAGKSVSVCGEMAGDSAFTDLLLAMGLRNFSMHPSQIPSVKQRILRADASRLATVLPELLGVEDPQRRAELLFAPQRAGTPIQ
- a CDS encoding GNAT family N-acetyltransferase, translated to MRDIPSPTLPIAQLTQPQGAPLARPAAATPRARLDVQWARHEDEVREAQRLRYSIFVDEMGARLSPPQGAPAGHDVDAFDPFCEHLLVRALEPGERSGPVVGTYRVLTPAAARRAGGLYSETEFDLTRLRGLRERMVELGRSCVHPDHRSGGAIMLLWGALAEFMQRNSLDTMVGCASISMRDGGHYAASLWKQLSQTHLAGIEHQVRPRLPLPVDELRQDLAAEAPPLIKGYLRCGAKVLGAPAWDPDFNTADLPLLMRIADLPERYRKHFIAG
- a CDS encoding alpha/beta fold hydrolase → MSDFVLVHGAWHGAWCWQRVLPGLWAAGHRAFPVSLTGVGERAHQAGPGVGLSTHIEDVAAVIEAEELQHCILVGHSYAGMVITGVAQRLAGRSPSPIGQLVYLDAVVPLPGEAWSSGHAPDTQALRRATIAQLGHLPASPPDVFGLQAEDAAWVSRRVTPQPGGCYDEALHFDAERLAALPRSFIDCTDPALPTIDRARRRVREQPGWKLMDIPTGHDAMISAPEALLGHLLALARD
- a CDS encoding CaiB/BaiF CoA-transferase family protein; the protein is MNSRSAPPAPTATPLPPGALAGVRVLDLSRVLAGPWCTQTLADLGADVIKIERPGSGDDTRAWGPPYLKDREGQDSSEAAYYLGANRNKRSLAVDIASPAGQALIRKLAGQVDVLVENFKVGDLARYGLDAQSLLAEHPGLVICSITGFGQTGPYKDRAGYDYAVQGLGGLMSVTGERDDLPGGGPQKVGVAVADLFTGLYSTVAILAALRHRDATGQGQVIDMALLDTQVAMLANLGANYLCTGKPPGRMGNAHQNIVPYQVFEASDGHLILAVGNDGQFAKFAEIAGRPDWAADARFARNADRVRHREQLVPEIAAVIQTRPRQTWLSALEAAKVPCGAINNLAEVFADPQVQARGMTVPMDHPLSDSLRLVASPIKLSATPVSYRRPPPLLGQHSQEILTEAGLSPEDIQQLRAQGVVQ